The following coding sequences lie in one Arachis hypogaea cultivar Tifrunner chromosome 9, arahy.Tifrunner.gnm2.J5K5, whole genome shotgun sequence genomic window:
- the LOC112710639 gene encoding uncharacterized protein, translated as MVVRVSSSFKNRSFFLELGASVPGLHLLRCAPAAVRCAPAAVRRALRHHRLCLVVVLEVHNPPIAASSSSSASLSLLFVCSAAGPNGYVWWLESLPLLCMLHALYVAVVKAKSLLFSSAAGLLRLLVASLLPYASGSSAGISEQVKRFLEFQWKLRQNLQQFTIVLLMEDGQLFYPVVADKEVKLPKLEFQKKNKNHGLQRILRLIQAEKHQ; from the exons ATGGTCGTTCGTGtttcttcctccttcaagaatCGCAGCTTCTTCCTCGAGCTCGGCGCATCAGTCCCTGGTCTTCATCTTCTCCGTTGCGCTCCTGCCGCCGTCCGTTGTGCTCCTGCCGCCGTCCGTCGCGCGCTCAGGCATCACCGTCTTTGTCTGGTCGTGGTGCTCGAAGTCCACAACCCACCGATTGCAGCTtcttcctcgagctcggcgtcTTTGAGTCTGCTCTTCGTTTGCTCAGCCGCAG GTCCGAATGGTTATGTTTGGTGGCTGGAAAGTTTGCCTCTGCTTTGTATGTTGCATGCTTTGTATGTTGCAGTAGTGAAAGCTAAGTCGCTGCTCTTCTCTTCTGCCGCCGGTCTGCTCCGCCTCCTTGTCGCCAGTTTGCTACCTTATGCTTCTGGTTCTTCTGCAGG TATATCCGAACAAGTAAAGAGATTTCTTGAATTCCAATGGAAGCTTCGGCAAAACCTCCAGCAATTCACAATTGTACTTCTGATGGAGGATGGACAGTTGTTTTACCCCGTCGTGGCAGACAAAGAAGTAAAGCTACCAAAGTTGGAGTttcagaagaaaaacaagaaccatGGGCTCCAACGGATTCTCAGACTGATCCAAGCCGAGAAACATCAATGA